A DNA window from Nitratidesulfovibrio sp. contains the following coding sequences:
- a CDS encoding RsbRD N-terminal domain-containing protein, translating into MTIRDLLAEHKDAIIHKWIDAMYGTYPFDTVGFLRSSRDQFSNPVGHTTAASAVVIFDAIAGEDVDDARLSEAIEDVIRIRAIQNFSPEQAVGVLFVLKTVLRKMLRPAIVKHGLHDEQLEVESRIDTVALMAFGKYAACRERLHMMKVDDFKRGYAQLLRRAERILDKPVGEPDTQKPIA; encoded by the coding sequence ATGACCATCAGGGACCTGCTCGCCGAGCACAAGGACGCCATCATCCACAAGTGGATAGATGCCATGTATGGCACCTATCCATTTGATACCGTAGGTTTCCTGCGCAGCAGCAGGGACCAGTTCTCCAACCCCGTGGGGCACACCACCGCGGCTTCCGCCGTGGTCATCTTCGACGCCATTGCCGGCGAAGACGTGGACGATGCCCGCCTTTCCGAGGCCATAGAGGATGTCATCCGCATCCGGGCCATCCAGAATTTCTCCCCGGAACAGGCCGTGGGCGTGCTGTTCGTGCTGAAGACGGTGCTCCGCAAGATGCTGCGGCCCGCCATCGTGAAGCACGGGCTGCACGACGAGCAGCTGGAGGTGGAATCGCGCATCGATACCGTGGCGCTCATGGCTTTCGGCAAGTATGCCGCATGCCGGGAGCGCCTGCACATGATGAAAGTTGACGATTTCAAACGTGGGTACGCCCAGCTCCTGCGCAGGGCTGAACGTATATTGGACAAGCCGGTAGGGGAACCGGACACGCAGAAACCGATAGCCTAG
- the dsrK gene encoding sulfate reduction electron transfer complex DsrMKJOP subunit DsrK: MSKLPTPDKLIATIPAFPMEGWMDTKPDFKPGTWCYPAKVDNMKALGMPNPHEWSADQEDWNLPENWEEIIYEGLKARLDKHRSLKVFMDICVRCGACADKCHFFIGTGDPKNMPVLRAELLRSVYRRDFTTAGKLLGKLVGARKLDKDVIKEWFYYFYQCTECRRCSLFCPYGIDTAEITAIARELLHELGLGIHWIMEPVFNCNRTGNHLGIQPHAFKEIVEFLCEDIEAVTGIKINPPFNEKGHEIVFITPSGDVFADPGIYTFMGYLMLFHEIGLDYTLSTYASEGGNFGSFTTFDMAKKLNAKMYAEAERLGSKWILGGECGHMWRVVHQYMDTFNGPTPSRMEVPKSPITGTVFKNAASTKMVHIAEFTADLIKHNKLRLDPSRNDHLTVTFHDSCNPARGMGLLDEPRYVLQNVCNNYVDMPENTIREQTFCCGGGSGLNTDEIMEIRMRGGLPRGNALRYVQQKHGVNTMACICAIDRATLPPLANYWAPGVTVYGTHELVANALVMRGEQKRTMDLRQEELPGMEDE, encoded by the coding sequence ATGTCCAAACTGCCAACTCCCGACAAGCTGATCGCGACCATCCCCGCCTTCCCCATGGAAGGATGGATGGACACCAAGCCGGATTTCAAGCCCGGCACGTGGTGCTATCCGGCCAAGGTCGACAACATGAAGGCCCTCGGCATGCCGAACCCTCACGAGTGGTCGGCCGATCAGGAAGACTGGAACCTGCCGGAAAACTGGGAAGAGATCATCTACGAAGGCCTCAAGGCGCGCCTTGACAAGCACCGCTCGCTGAAGGTGTTCATGGACATCTGTGTGCGCTGCGGTGCCTGCGCCGACAAGTGTCACTTCTTCATCGGCACGGGCGACCCCAAGAACATGCCCGTGCTGCGCGCCGAGCTGCTGCGCTCGGTGTACCGCCGCGACTTCACCACCGCCGGCAAGCTGCTGGGCAAGCTGGTCGGCGCCCGCAAGCTGGACAAGGACGTCATCAAGGAGTGGTTCTACTACTTCTACCAGTGCACCGAATGCCGCCGCTGCTCGCTGTTCTGCCCCTACGGCATCGACACCGCGGAAATCACCGCCATCGCGCGTGAGCTGCTGCACGAGCTGGGCCTTGGCATCCACTGGATCATGGAGCCGGTGTTCAACTGCAACCGCACCGGCAACCACCTTGGCATCCAGCCGCACGCCTTCAAGGAAATCGTCGAGTTCCTCTGCGAGGACATCGAGGCGGTGACCGGCATCAAGATCAACCCGCCCTTCAACGAAAAGGGCCACGAGATCGTGTTCATCACGCCCTCTGGTGACGTGTTCGCCGACCCCGGCATCTACACGTTCATGGGCTACCTGATGCTGTTCCACGAAATCGGGCTGGACTACACCCTGTCCACCTACGCCTCGGAAGGCGGCAACTTCGGCTCGTTCACCACCTTCGACATGGCGAAGAAGCTGAACGCCAAGATGTACGCCGAAGCCGAGCGCCTGGGTTCCAAGTGGATCCTGGGCGGCGAATGCGGGCACATGTGGCGCGTGGTGCACCAGTACATGGACACCTTCAACGGCCCCACCCCGTCCAGGATGGAAGTGCCCAAGTCGCCCATCACCGGCACGGTGTTCAAGAACGCGGCGTCCACCAAGATGGTGCACATCGCCGAGTTCACGGCCGACCTCATCAAGCACAACAAGCTGCGCCTCGACCCCAGCCGCAACGACCACCTGACCGTGACCTTCCACGACTCGTGCAACCCGGCGCGCGGCATGGGCCTGCTGGACGAACCCCGCTATGTGCTCCAGAACGTGTGCAACAACTACGTGGACATGCCCGAGAACACCATCCGCGAGCAGACCTTCTGCTGCGGCGGCGGTTCCGGCCTGAACACCGACGAGATCATGGAAATCCGCATGCGCGGCGGCCTGCCCCGCGGCAATGCCCTGCGGTACGTGCAGCAGAAGCACGGCGTGAACACCATGGCCTGCATCTGCGCCATCGACCGGGCCACCCTGCCCCCGCTGGCCAACTACTGGGCCCCCGGCGTCACGGTCTACGGTACCCACGAGCTGGTGGCCAACGCCCTCGTGATGCGCGGCGAACAGAAGCGCACCATGGACCTGCGGCAGGAAGAACTGCCCGGTATGGAGGATGAATAA
- the dsrM gene encoding sulfate reduction electron transfer complex DsrMKJOP subunit DsrM, giving the protein MFISLLAVIALGCIAWLGAASGFQYLIGVVLPYAAVLVFIGGFVWRMVDWAKSPVPFRIPTTGGQQKSLDWIKPARLDSPFTTAGTVGRMLLEVLLFRSLFRNTSVEIQKGPRVVYYSAKWLWLFALLFHYCFLLIFIRHFRFFLEPVPFALTAIEFVDGIMQIGVPRMFMTDVLVVAALGFLLARRLFSEKVRYISLANDYFPLFLLLGLVGSGIWMRYFAKVDIAAVKVLTMGLVTMNPVLPEGIGAAFFIHIFLLSCLLAYFPFSKLMHMGGVFLSPTRNLPNNTRAVRHVNPWNPPKKYRTYAEYEDEFRELMEEAGLPVDKTSEEAAAAE; this is encoded by the coding sequence ATGTTCATTTCACTTTTAGCGGTCATTGCGCTGGGTTGCATCGCCTGGCTGGGAGCTGCCTCTGGCTTCCAGTATCTTATCGGGGTGGTGTTGCCGTATGCCGCGGTGCTCGTGTTCATCGGCGGTTTCGTCTGGCGGATGGTGGACTGGGCCAAGTCGCCCGTTCCCTTCCGCATCCCGACCACGGGCGGCCAGCAGAAGTCGCTGGACTGGATCAAGCCCGCCCGGCTCGACAGCCCCTTCACCACCGCTGGCACCGTGGGGCGCATGCTTCTCGAAGTGCTGCTGTTCCGGTCGCTTTTCCGGAACACTTCGGTCGAAATCCAGAAAGGCCCGCGCGTGGTCTACTATTCGGCCAAGTGGCTGTGGCTTTTCGCGCTGCTGTTCCACTACTGTTTCCTGCTGATCTTCATCCGGCACTTCCGGTTCTTCCTTGAACCGGTGCCCTTTGCCCTGACCGCCATCGAGTTCGTTGACGGCATCATGCAGATCGGCGTGCCCCGCATGTTCATGACCGACGTGCTGGTGGTGGCGGCCCTCGGCTTCCTGCTGGCCCGCCGCCTGTTCAGCGAGAAGGTGCGCTACATCTCGCTAGCCAACGACTACTTTCCGCTGTTCCTGCTGCTGGGCCTTGTGGGCAGCGGCATCTGGATGCGCTACTTCGCCAAGGTGGACATCGCCGCGGTCAAGGTGCTGACCATGGGCCTCGTGACCATGAACCCCGTGCTGCCCGAAGGCATCGGCGCGGCGTTCTTCATCCACATCTTCCTGCTCTCGTGCCTGCTTGCGTACTTCCCGTTCAGCAAGCTGATGCACATGGGCGGCGTCTTCCTCAGCCCCACGCGCAACCTGCCCAACAACACGCGCGCGGTGCGCCACGTGAACCCCTGGAACCCGCCCAAGAAGTACCGCACCTACGCGGAATACGAAGACGAGTTCCGGGAACTGATGGAAGAAGCGGGGCTGCCTGTCGACAAAACCTCTGAAGAAGCCGCTGCCGCCGAGTAA